The genomic window CTCAAGGAAGTCTAAAACCCCTACAGACTTAACACCTAGACTGGAAGTTATATCTGATCGAGCTAATACAACACTTGATTACATGGATAAATCCAGCCAGGAAAGCCACAAAACTAAACACAAGCCTGAAAATAACAGAGAGTATAAATTTGAGAAAGCAAACAATTCTGATGAAAATTCCTTGCAGGAGTTTATATCACATCCACATTTAACACCTGGACAGACATCTGTATTAGATCAAGCAACAAAACACTCTGATCAAATAACTAAATCCGGTGAGGATCATCTTGAAGAGACgcacaaatcagaaaacatcCAAGGGTTTAAGTCTAACAAAAGTGAAACAGCAAATACAAAACCTTCAACTAAGTCAGTGGGCATGTCTGAAGAAAAGTCCTGGCAGGAACCAACGCCTAATCCAGGTTTAAGACCACATCGAGGTACCACAAGCCCAGATCAGATTAAAAAATCCAGTGAGGATCAtcttaaatcagaaaatatccACAAGATTAAGTTTAACAAAAGTGGAACAACATCAAAACCAATCCAGGAACTTTTTCCGCAGTCAGTGGACCAGTCTGAGGAGATTCAGGAACCTACACCCTATCCAGATGTAGCAGCTGGCCAGACATCAGCACCAAATCAAGCAACCACAATCCCTGATCAAATTaacaaatacaacagaaaacatcttaaacCTAAAACTTCTCAAGACTCTCAAAGTCCAATAGTGacacaaaaaacattgattGGATCAAGGGACAGGTTTCAAGAAAAAACCCTTCAGAAACCTACATCAGATCCAGGTCAAACACctgcagaaacatctaaaatagATCTAGCTACGGCAACAACTTATTGGGTGATTAAAACCAGTCAAGATCATctcaaaactaaagaaaacgaGGAAAAAATCCACAACTTtacatcaaatcaaaacaaaacagcaaccCCAACACCCAAGCAAAAACCTTTACCCGAGACCGTGGAGGAAAATTCCTTGCAGCAAGCCAAATTGTATCCAGATTTAGCACATGGACAAACACCTACACCTGGTCAGGCAACGGCGGAACCTGATCATATGGATGCATTTAACAATGAATATATTGAAACTCAAACTTCTAAAGagtttaaattttacaaaagtGACACAGCATCTCAAAAACCGTCAACTAAAACATGGGACAAGTCTAAAGAAATATCCTTGCAGGAGCCCAGGCCTACATTGGATTTAGCTCCTGCAGTCCCTAATCAAACAAAGAAATCCACCAACAGTGACtctcaaactaaatattctcAAGTGACTAAAttcaacaaaagtgaaaaaagacCAAAACCTTTAACAGAGTCATGGGAAAAGTCTGAAGAAGCATCTTTGCAGGAACCAACATCTAAACCAGGTTTAGCACCTGAAGAGACAACTACATCAGCTCTATCTACTGCAACAACTGGTCAGATTACAAAAAACATCCAGGACCATCATGGAGCTAAACAAAACCCAGGAAACAACAAAGGGTTTAAGTCAAACAAAAGTGATACAGCAACACCAAAATCCAACCAAAAACCATCATCAGAGTCAAAGAGTAAAGAACAGGAGCATAAAAACAAGTCAGACTCAACATCTGATTCAGTTGAAATCTCACCAGACCAAAGGTCCAAACCTGGCAGTAATGTAcataaatttagcaaaacacCTAAACCTGGTCAAGAGAACagacaaaaccagaaaaatccAAAGGTAAATCCAAGCTTAAAAACAAGACCAAATGCAAACCttaaaaccaaccaaaccaaacaaacaaatccaagGTTAAAACCCCTTAGGCCTGGCTTAACGACTAATCTAAAACCAATATCTGTAACTGAGAAAATCATAAAACCAGCGCACAACAAAACATCCAGACTAAGGGTTCCATTTCGATACAAACCATCAGGAGCTAAACCTGTAGAGAGGCCAAAACAAGAAGTGCAATCAAAGCCAAGTCCGCAAACCAATACAAACCCACCTCAGATCAGCTGGGTTCCTTCAGGAAACATCCAAAACTCTCGTACTGACATGCCACCTACATCTGGCCTTGTAAAACAAATTGCTAAAGTGAGTCATACCCTGGGGGAAACAGAGTTCAGCACAAGTGTAAGGAAGACCATAACTCTAAGTCCAAAGACCTCAAACAGCTTGAAAAATGGACACTTCCCTGCCACTCACACCCAACCCGAAGACGTCACATCGAGCCCAAACACTAGGATTACGTCTGATCCGAGGCCACAAACAGCTGGGCTGCTGTCATCTGCCCCAATGACAACAAGACCAAACGACACTAACCGTAGGATCCTCCAAAATGTTATCACTAGCACCGGTCCAGGAGCTACACAGCTGAGCATAGCTCCCAAATCTAAGGCTAAGACACATCGTGAGGAAGAAAGTCCCCATGCAAGCCCAGTTTCTTCCCCGAGTTTGAAAACTACCACCACACTCAGCCCCAAGTTCAGGTCAAAGACCTCCTCCACCTCTGGCCCTGAGCCCCTGCCGGCAGAAATGTCCACTCCTAGTCCACGAGAGCTGCGTGTGAAAATCAACCGGGTGACTGCGTTTGTCAACAACAGCCTGATTCCTAACAGGAGACCAGACGAGCTTCCAAAGGAGCCCCAGACCGGCGAGGGGCCTGAGAGGACACACGGGAAACTGCCAACATCTGCAGCATCCGCAGGCAAGAGATTACTTTTATGATTTCTGCATGGTTTACTATACTTGTCACATTTACAAGAAGCCTTCTGAAAATTTTGCCTCTCTTTTTTCAactgtttattgcaataaattgaAAAGGACGCTTTTATCTAAGGCACATTCATTCAACTGGAAAACGAAAGGAAATCTCAGGCAACgtaacagtaaaaacaaagaatgagtAAGCTGTATGCATCACAGCAAATAGGTCAGTATGTGCGTATCTAAAAAGGAAACTTAAATAAAAGAATTTCAAGTATGACAACCACACAATAAACTCTAATGAGCCTCACACAATTAATCAAAAAGTAGACTTCAGGATGTGGTCTGAGATCATATTAGTGCCGTGCATCATCAGGAGGAATCTGCATGTGCGCACAATGTGTCGGCACAATGATTGGCACGACTGTGAGGTTAGCACCACAACAATGCACGGACCAACAGCTTTAAAACACCCGTCAGTGGAAGCAGTGATTCAGCTATCAGTGATAATAATTAGTGATAATTTACTCACTGAATAGCcgtactttatttaaataagtcgTAAACTCCTCACTATAAACTTCTCACTTAAATTACAGGCTGAAATTACAGGTGAAGTTaaacaattaaacatttaattgttttcactGCGTCATTttgaataggaaaaaaaacacaggaaacatttgaaatgaaaataagaaaacaagaaatacatcagttaaaaaaataaagaatgataGAAAAGTCactcaaaaatataataattatgaAGATTATATGTTGAATTAAATATATAACAAGCAAGGAAGTTATAagttcagtttctttgtttttttaaaaacctgtttatataaatatttaaattaatgagAACCAACCAAACTTGTCAAACTCAAGTTTGACAAGTTTGTTGCGTTaataaagcaacaataaaaattattttattgttgctcaataaaataatttattaataataatcagtTTAAACGATTATTGCTCTGTAAAATCTGTCTTACAatagtttaattggttttaCCCCacattaatgtaaaatgtaattttgcataaaacaatAATCCTAAAGTAAATAGATGagttaaagaataaataatgaaaaaaacagttAGCCAGTTAATGACtacatgatttaaaaattaaGCAGTAAATGAAATTAATGCAATTTACAATTTCTCTGGCTTTTAGTATAAATTGtaaattgacatttaaaatgtatataacaCCTTAAATCACTAAAGTGTTAAATAAAGTATATATAACACCTTATGTATGACTTAAGAGTGACTTTATAACATATAATGACTGAAGAGTCATCAGAACTTTGTGAGCTATGCTGCATTTGGCTCTGGAGGACCAAACCTGCCAAAattaagaagaaataaataaatgtctacaCGCTTCACTATAATGAGTAAGTTTGTCTTggcctatcacataaaatcctaataaatacataacatatgttacaaaatgtgaaagggtTCACAAAAATCTTGTGAATACTTTAGTGAAGCAGTGTAGTTTTTTGAGTCAcatattttcatctttatttttggcTTGTTCGGTTCTCCACATAACATTGTTGCCATTTGACCTCATCAAGGAAATGTTTCAGCCAAGTCCCAGAGATGCAAGAGAATGTTATCACCTGCAGGGACCAGTTTCTGTACTGCAACCAATTAGTTCAATTCTGTTTTTTCATTCCTCTTCCACAGTAATAAGAGACTGCTCAGACCACCTCCTCAGAGGAAAAACCAGGAGCGGACTTTACCTGGTGACCCCTGACCtccgcagcagcagctttcaggTGTACTGTGACATGGAGCTGGATGGCGGCGGATGGACCCTCCTGCAGCGCCGCCAGGACGGCAGCGTGAGCTTCAACCGCCCCTGGGTGGACTACCAGGCTGGCTTCGGAGTGCTGGATGGAGGAGAGTTCTGGCTGGGCAACAACAAGATGCACCTGCTGACCCGGGACAGGGACATGGAGCTGCGGGTGGAGCTGGAGGACTTTGATGGAGTAACAGAGCATGCGCAGTATGAGCACTTCAGGGTTGCCAGCGAGCGGCTCCGCTACAGACTGACGGTGGGCGGGTACTCGGGTACCGCAGGCGATGCTCTGCGCTTCAGCAAGACCTACGACCACAACAACAGGGCGTTCACCACCCCTGACAGGGACAACGACCGGTACCCGTCCGGGAACTGCGGGGCCTACTACAGCTCCGGCTGGTGGTTTGATGCCTGCATGGCTGCAAACCTCAACGGCAAATATTACTTTGGGAAGTATAAAGGAGTTCGGGACGGGATTTTCTGGGGAACATGGCACAACATATCTACAGAGTACTACCCCACCAATGAGAGACAGTCTTTTAAATCAGTCAGGATGATGACCCGACCAAAGAGCTTTGGCTTGCGTTAATAAAGCGAACATTAAATGCTTTTGTTCAGGTTCCTACGAATCTTTTGTACCTTCCACTCATTTTAACAACGACTCAgtgctgccatcttgtggccATAAATTCAgcaaagtaatttaatttactaGATTGCAGAAACAGATGATAAGCTATTTTGCCAAAAGATATTAAGAAACATCCATACAAATCATTGAGTTTATCTGTTCCAGCCATTGCTATGGCTACAGATAGGTATGGGCAGGTGTGAtaagttttgtaaaaaataaaacaatattttatgttatactggtaatatttcaataaaaaacagaaatgcattacTTACGACAACTACTGCCAAAAACTGGACATATTGATTACAGTAattataatgtaataaaaatataaataataaccCACCTGTTTAATTTAGAAGAGGGTGTTTCAAGTACATATGCTTACTGtggtaaatataataaatttttattgatgtttcaAAGCGGCATTAGTGTAATGTATTGCTGTCCTTAGGAGTTTATGCCAATATGGTGAGAGTTTTTTGCAAAGAGAACTGTTTACGAGCAACtaaatttgtctttcttgtaaCAAGGGGAAAAGTGCCGTTactttctttcagccagctgaccagcagtgcgCAGCAACAGGTTCCATCGGTGCAACCCGAGAAAACTCCGGCCCTTCTACCAGCTTGTCTGGCATTTAACTATTATTTAATGCCTTGATGTGCCTTCAGAAACCATCTGTTGACCGCAGGTGTAAAATTAAGCACTGAGGCATTTGATAAATTCAGCTGTGGTGCAGTGACAGGATGCCACGTGTACAACAAGCTCATTCATAAAATATTCCCACTACTAAACATCACACTGATAATTGCTGTTTGGCGTCAAAACGTATTGAAAGCAACTGAGAACAATAGCAGCTCTGCCTTGGAAACAGAGCGGAGAAAATGCTGGCTGAAGTCTCCATCTGTCTGCAGAGTCAGATTTCATGCTctctttattttagctttttagagCAGTGCATAAAAAGCTCTCACATCACTAAGTACTATACAAAGACTTGGAAGCAGAGGTGCGAAACGTAATGCAGCCAGACTCTAGATCTGGAAAAACGTCCTGCTACTCTCTGCAGTGGAAAAGCCTGCGTTTGGTGGTTGTACGGGGGACACTTCTTGCCTGACAGGTGTGGAGTTGTTTTATAGAGCTCCAGCATACAAAGACATTATGGATAATTTCATGCTCCTGATTATTTAGGAAGAACTTGGAGCTCCTATCTATTCCAGTGAGACTCTACATCAGAGCACCAAGCAAAGTTCATAAATACATGAATGAGCAATTTTGGAGAGGAGATCCCTGAATACAACCAAAAGAGCATTGCTGGATGAATTATTGTGAGCTAGATGAAATTGTCCACTTGACCTCATAAATGGTTTCCTGCAGGAAAAATGGTCACATTTTCCCACATACCCTCCTAAACCTTCGTGGAAGAGCTGAAGTTGTTACAGATGAGTATGAACACATGAAAGACTGTTAGGAATGAGATTTCATTAAAGTTCATTTGTGTAAAAGCAAGCATCTCAGTATTTTTGGTAATATATTACATGACAAAGGTCACATCTTATTGATTGTCTTGTGACGTTCATAATTCTTTTTGAacgttcttttttctttttaacagtgAAGACAAGCTGTTTTTCAAGCTACCTGAACTGTAAATCTGATgggtatactttttttttattggtctgggATGTCTTATAGTAgagtttgtttaattaaaataaacaaaataagttaTATCTAACTTTGTATTGTTTAACCTTCTTAAAACAACCGGGATGTAAAACAACGACTCGGACTTTCTGGATTAAGACTCAATTTCCCTAAATCCTTAGCGCTAATACTGACGTCATCCACATTGTACTTCATTGTTTTTCCATTGGTTGAAACCAGAAAGGAGGCGGTTCAAGGTTTACACAAGAATACAACATCCTGTCTGTGAAGTTT from Poecilia reticulata strain Guanapo linkage group LG6, Guppy_female_1.0+MT, whole genome shotgun sequence includes these protein-coding regions:
- the LOC103466065 gene encoding fibroleukin-like; this translates as QPTRKQQVVSGWRPDELPKEPQTGEGPERTHGKLPTSAASAVIRDCSDHLLRGKTRSGLYLVTPDLRSSSFQVYCDMELDGGGWTLLQRRQDGSVSFNRPWVDYQAGFGVLDGGEFWLGNNKMHLLTRDRDMELRVELEDFDGVTEHAQYEHFRVASERLRYRLTVGGYSGTAGDALRFSKTYDHNNRAFTTPDRDNDRYPSGNCGAYYSSGWWFDACMAANLNGKYYFGKYKGVRDGIFWGTWHNISTEYYPTNERQSFKSVRMMTRPKSFGLR